A stretch of the Ignavibacteriota bacterium genome encodes the following:
- a CDS encoding DUF814 domain-containing protein — MFVHYFTLRTLCNELHESLHGTSIVEVFSQQKNELCLMLEKEGTEMTLCISVESGMNYCLLRNDFNRARKNSVDLFQPLPGLSIKQISIHPTERMLVVDVEDGMRLSLQLYNTAASNILLTNREQVVSEAFKRGDELNGKPMTISSRGDWNIVKDNQHFTDALKQFGERSVEESIRKILPMFGMLYSKEVLVRSGIDRLKQTASLNETEVHSLFDSVTSLLRELEHAHPVVYYEEGIPVTLSMMELQQFKENDSKRFESVNEAVRMLLGQSFRAKSFEHKKNELLDALRRSLNQTERTVKAIEKELASSERAEEYERTGHAIMANLHSINKGMKQIELSDAEDSEKQLNIQLEPALTPHQNAERYFEKARKAKLARAEAEQRLHSQTRHHSMLQQFVSELETCSSPDELKEWMIRNEEQLLFLKSSKNDEERIPFRVFMVAGGFEVWVGKSSANNDLLTTKYAKPNDLWFHARGVGGSHTVLKVSGGKVPPREAIQQTASIAAYYSKMRNARNVPVAYCERKYVRKPKGVHEGTVFLEREEVMFVEPRLP, encoded by the coding sequence ATGTTTGTCCATTATTTCACGCTTCGCACGTTGTGCAACGAACTCCATGAATCGCTCCATGGCACTTCTATCGTAGAAGTATTTTCCCAGCAGAAGAATGAACTTTGTTTGATGCTGGAAAAAGAAGGAACGGAGATGACGCTTTGCATTTCCGTTGAGTCGGGGATGAATTATTGTCTGCTGAGAAATGATTTCAACCGTGCGCGGAAAAATTCCGTTGATTTGTTTCAACCGCTTCCTGGATTGAGCATCAAACAGATTTCCATTCATCCCACAGAAAGAATGCTGGTGGTTGATGTTGAAGACGGGATGAGGTTGTCTCTTCAACTGTATAATACTGCCGCGAGCAATATTCTTCTTACCAACCGTGAACAGGTTGTGAGTGAAGCATTCAAACGCGGAGATGAACTGAATGGGAAGCCGATGACAATTTCTTCCCGCGGCGATTGGAATATCGTGAAGGACAATCAACATTTCACTGACGCGTTAAAACAGTTTGGGGAGAGGTCGGTGGAGGAAAGTATACGAAAAATTCTTCCCATGTTCGGGATGCTCTATTCAAAAGAAGTGCTGGTTCGTTCAGGGATTGACAGATTGAAGCAGACGGCATCACTAAACGAAACAGAAGTTCATTCCCTGTTCGATTCCGTTACCTCGCTTCTTCGCGAACTGGAACACGCGCACCCGGTTGTGTATTATGAAGAAGGAATTCCCGTCACTCTTTCGATGATGGAGTTACAACAGTTCAAAGAAAACGATTCAAAACGGTTTGAGAGTGTGAATGAAGCGGTGAGAATGTTGCTCGGTCAATCCTTCCGTGCGAAAAGTTTCGAGCATAAGAAGAATGAATTGCTTGATGCTCTCCGTCGTTCACTGAATCAAACAGAACGAACGGTGAAAGCAATCGAAAAAGAACTCGCTTCTTCCGAACGTGCAGAAGAATACGAACGAACCGGACACGCGATTATGGCAAATCTTCATTCAATCAACAAAGGAATGAAGCAAATAGAATTAAGCGATGCGGAGGATTCAGAAAAGCAATTGAACATTCAACTCGAACCGGCGCTGACGCCGCATCAAAACGCCGAGCGATATTTTGAAAAAGCACGGAAAGCAAAACTCGCCCGTGCTGAAGCGGAGCAACGGCTTCACTCTCAAACTCGGCATCATTCAATGCTTCAACAATTTGTTAGTGAATTAGAAACATGTAGCTCACCGGATGAATTAAAAGAATGGATGATTCGGAACGAAGAACAGTTGTTGTTTCTCAAATCATCAAAAAATGATGAAGAGCGGATTCCGTTCCGGGTGTTTATGGTGGCAGGCGGTTTCGAGGTATGGGTGGGGAAAAGTTCTGCCAATAACGATTTACTGACAACAAAATATGCCAAGCCGAATGATTTGTGGTTTCATGCACGCGGTGTTGGCGGTTCTCATACGGTGTTAAAAGTATCCGGCGGAAAGGTTCCGCCGCGCGAGGCAATCCAACAAACGGCGAGCATTGCGGCATATTACAGCAAAATGAGAAACGCACGCAATGTTCCGGTCGCCTACTGCGAGCGAAAATACGTCCGGAAACCGAAGGGCGTTCACGAAGGGACGGTGTTTCTTGAACGGGAAGAGGTGATGTTTGTGGAGCCGCGACTTCCGTAG
- the eutM gene encoding ethanolamine utilization microcompartment protein EutM, whose amino-acid sequence MADISLDALGMVETKGLVGSIEAADAMVKAAKVTLLGKEVIGGGYVTVMVRGDVGAVKAATDAGAAAAQRVGELVSVHVIPRPHSDVEMILPKRG is encoded by the coding sequence ATGGCGGACATATCACTTGATGCACTCGGAATGGTAGAAACCAAAGGATTGGTCGGCTCCATCGAAGCTGCCGATGCAATGGTCAAAGCGGCAAAGGTTACGCTTCTCGGAAAAGAAGTTATCGGCGGCGGTTACGTAACCGTTATGGTACGCGGCGACGTCGGCGCAGTGAAAGCGGCAACCGATGCAGGCGCGGCGGCGGCACAACGAGTCGGTGAATTGGTTTCGGTGCATGTCATTCCTCGTCCGCACTCCGACGTGGAAATGATTCTTCCGAAACGCGGATAA
- a CDS encoding BMC domain-containing protein has translation MLDYALGLIETRGLVGAIEAADAMVKAAHVELIGKERVDAGFIVIKVKGDVASVKAAVDAGAAAAQRVGELISTHVIPRPDADVEILIYPPPSQTKEKSLPHFPKAEPEKKKKEKPTAVPPSEPKKKRGRPVKSKKGIQQKIEEQPQVEIPLVVEQAAEPIPVVEPTAPLPIVNDSIPAVDEQSYMAELDKLSVHELRHYARSVPGLSIYGRQISRANRGELEAELLKVKFPK, from the coding sequence ATGTTGGATTATGCTCTCGGGCTGATTGAAACGCGCGGGCTTGTCGGCGCAATTGAAGCGGCAGACGCGATGGTCAAAGCGGCGCATGTCGAATTGATTGGCAAAGAACGCGTTGACGCGGGGTTCATCGTCATCAAAGTCAAAGGCGATGTTGCTTCCGTGAAAGCGGCGGTTGATGCCGGCGCTGCTGCGGCGCAACGCGTTGGTGAATTGATTTCCACGCACGTCATTCCTCGACCGGATGCCGATGTGGAAATTTTGATTTATCCTCCGCCATCGCAAACGAAAGAGAAATCGCTTCCGCATTTTCCTAAGGCAGAACCGGAGAAGAAGAAGAAAGAAAAACCCACGGCGGTTCCTCCGTCGGAACCAAAGAAAAAACGGGGGCGACCCGTAAAATCAAAAAAAGGAATTCAGCAAAAAATTGAAGAGCAACCGCAGGTTGAAATTCCTCTTGTAGTCGAACAAGCAGCGGAACCAATTCCGGTTGTCGAGCCGACGGCTCCGTTGCCGATAGTGAATGATTCGATTCCCGCTGTGGATGAACAATCATACATGGCGGAACTTGATAAACTTTCCGTCCATGAGTTGCGGCACTATGCGCGAAGTGTTCCCGGACTTTCTATTTACGGACGACAAATATCCCGCGCAAACAGGGGAGAGTTAGAAGCGGAATTGTTGAAAGTAAAATTCCCAAAGTAG
- a CDS encoding pyridoxine 5'-phosphate synthase has product MRLAINIDHIATIRNARGGIFPDPVEAAHIAEQAGAEGIVCHLREDRRHIRDNDVFRLRKEITTKLDLEMAATPEIISIAKRVKPELATLVPEKRKELTTEGGLDVLRNSKLLRKAIAQLHDSGIAVSLFVDPVREQIEESKSIGADMIEIHTGEYADATTSSARKKHLDAIKSIAKFARTLDLGVNAGHGLDYTNIKPIASIKEIEEVSIGHAIIAHAVFVGLEPAVKEMIELMNNRKR; this is encoded by the coding sequence ATGCGTCTCGCCATCAATATTGACCACATAGCAACCATCCGAAACGCACGCGGCGGAATATTCCCCGACCCGGTTGAAGCCGCACATATTGCCGAACAAGCCGGAGCGGAGGGAATTGTCTGTCATCTGCGCGAAGACCGGAGACATATTCGCGATAATGATGTGTTTCGCTTGCGGAAAGAAATTACGACCAAACTCGATTTGGAGATGGCGGCAACTCCGGAAATCATTTCAATTGCAAAACGGGTGAAGCCGGAACTCGCAACGCTTGTCCCGGAAAAACGGAAAGAACTAACAACGGAAGGAGGGCTTGATGTCCTTCGGAACTCCAAACTCCTCAGAAAAGCGATTGCTCAACTTCATGATTCCGGTATCGCTGTCAGTTTGTTTGTTGACCCTGTCCGTGAACAGATTGAAGAGTCAAAATCCATCGGCGCGGACATGATTGAAATTCATACCGGTGAATATGCCGACGCAACAACTTCCTCTGCGCGGAAGAAACATCTAGACGCAATCAAATCCATAGCGAAGTTTGCCCGCACACTCGACCTCGGAGTGAACGCCGGGCACGGACTCGATTACACCAACATCAAACCGATTGCCTCAATCAAAGAAATTGAAGAAGTGAGTATCGGTCATGCGATCATTGCGCACGCGGTGTTTGTCGGGTTGGAACCGGCGGTGAAAGAAATGATTGAGTTGATGAACAATAGAAAACGATAA
- a CDS encoding carboxypeptidase regulatory-like domain-containing protein, with the protein MNRLPLFALFVLTLLSVSIGFAQLPPTEFEADYSALDHAIELRWHHPDGPLPTNYNVYRRAETESLFTVISTPTDRRHDDENITLGTTYFYYISAVYSGVESSPTVTRWATAGSDSSGSGGGPTDPPLNLSGNFDDDGKVEMQWLSPAPPSSPLSYNVYRQDDSLSSFAIIGSAPEPEFDDSNITIGTSYNYYVTALYSGNVESSPSNTISVLTTADSSEDSGSVDFSIISTPVRNAFLSQLYEYDIEVAGAPVGTPICFTLKHAPVGMTIDTSTGLIQWTPTRFGVFEIEVEARTCSGPEGEDEQEYHLLVFSGTPGSVFGTVVDQNGNGLDSMKIKAFDVTNGAFVMKVYTDSLGYYSFPALNPSTYYFKLDSENDLFEDIWYDGVHSMTNATPVIVTAGSSTTVNFSASLDSVVNTTFTLSGAVLDTAAFPIAGATVTLFSADDDSSSNDEFDDDSNEHEVVATTTTDSNGLYSFTMPEGHYVVGASANGFAPQYWNHVSSPLEAEDIHLEDNDITRIDFTLGTSIVTAGSISGMIRNGFDSAGLFSFVVAFHNDDFDSLAGDDVFSTYSDSTGNYTISNVPDGVYTILAVPAGNFIPTFYNLAGGTAFADSATLVLVSGAAVSGVDIYALQDSVDGLNMIAGQVNAGAFGKTNSTFSALSVGGVLVTISEVRTGKVVSNGITNNNGSYNTSGIAPGTYNVTFQKPGLNPVQLQTQVSYQNNIPTISTVNALMSDGTGNAIGIMSIQRGWNLVSLPVTVVDAQRTAVFPDANSAAFHFTSVAGYQSTETLVNGNGYWMKFPLTAIMQVSGTERNDETVSLSEGWNLIGSVSHPVATTSLVTSPEGILSGNIWEYQRGYQPSQYIQPGKGYWVYSSASGTVTMNGVSGAPKSFGTSMSSFAKLNSLTFRDADGNTGTLYFGSSLNNVDAMMPPVPPGDAFDVRFASQRFAEVHSSKLTSTKEFAINLNALKAPVSIEWNIPEAGFRYSLKNEHGKTIATSNGNKKVVVNNVRGGTTRFVLGVQGQATPKEFSLHQNYPNPFNPTTNFEFRIANFGLVTLKVYNLLGQEVATLLNNREMEAGEFSVPFDASHLTSGIYFYRVTVTEKSGQEFSAVKKMTLIK; encoded by the coding sequence ATGAACAGGTTACCACTTTTTGCTCTTTTTGTGCTGACACTTCTCAGCGTCAGCATTGGCTTCGCGCAACTTCCGCCCACGGAATTTGAAGCCGATTACTCAGCGTTAGACCACGCGATTGAATTGCGATGGCACCATCCAGATGGTCCGCTTCCAACGAATTATAATGTCTATCGCCGCGCAGAGACAGAATCTCTCTTCACGGTTATTTCCACACCAACTGACCGAAGACATGATGACGAAAATATCACACTTGGAACGACATACTTTTATTACATCTCCGCAGTCTATTCGGGAGTTGAAAGTTCACCAACGGTAACACGATGGGCAACTGCCGGTTCCGATAGTAGTGGCAGCGGCGGAGGTCCTACCGACCCGCCTCTTAATTTATCCGGCAATTTCGATGATGATGGAAAAGTTGAAATGCAGTGGCTCAGTCCTGCTCCTCCGTCAAGTCCGTTATCGTACAATGTCTATCGTCAGGATGATTCTCTTTCGTCCTTTGCAATTATCGGTAGCGCGCCCGAACCTGAATTTGATGATTCAAACATTACGATTGGGACATCATATAATTATTATGTTACAGCGTTGTATTCAGGCAACGTTGAAAGTTCTCCCTCCAACACAATAAGTGTTTTAACGACTGCCGATTCATCGGAAGATAGTGGCAGTGTTGATTTTTCCATTATCTCAACTCCCGTGCGCAATGCATTCCTCAGTCAATTGTATGAATATGATATTGAAGTTGCAGGCGCACCGGTTGGTACTCCCATTTGCTTTACACTCAAACATGCACCGGTAGGAATGACGATTGATACGTCAACCGGTTTGATTCAATGGACGCCTACGCGGTTCGGTGTGTTTGAAATTGAAGTGGAAGCGCGAACCTGTTCCGGTCCCGAAGGTGAGGACGAACAGGAATATCATCTCCTCGTTTTTTCAGGAACTCCGGGAAGCGTGTTTGGAACTGTGGTTGACCAGAACGGTAACGGATTAGACAGCATGAAAATTAAAGCGTTCGATGTTACCAACGGTGCATTCGTCATGAAGGTGTATACAGATTCACTCGGGTATTATTCATTCCCCGCACTGAATCCGTCAACATATTATTTTAAATTAGATTCTGAGAACGATTTGTTTGAAGATATCTGGTACGACGGAGTTCATTCAATGACGAACGCAACTCCGGTGATTGTCACTGCCGGAAGTTCAACGACGGTGAACTTCTCTGCTTCGCTCGATAGCGTTGTGAATACGACATTCACTCTTTCAGGAGCCGTGCTTGATACTGCGGCGTTTCCGATTGCAGGCGCAACGGTAACTCTCTTCTCTGCCGATGATGATAGTTCATCCAACGATGAATTTGATGATGACAGTAACGAACACGAAGTTGTTGCAACCACAACCACCGACAGTAACGGATTGTACAGTTTCACCATGCCTGAGGGACATTATGTCGTCGGCGCATCTGCCAATGGATTTGCCCCGCAGTATTGGAATCACGTCTCCTCTCCGCTCGAAGCAGAGGATATTCATCTCGAAGATAACGACATTACCAGAATTGATTTCACGTTAGGAACAAGCATCGTTACTGCCGGTTCAATTTCAGGGATGATTCGGAACGGATTTGATAGCGCAGGATTATTCAGTTTCGTCGTCGCATTTCATAATGATGATTTTGATTCGCTTGCAGGCGATGATGTCTTCTCGACCTACAGCGATTCAACCGGAAACTATACGATAAGCAATGTTCCCGATGGAGTATACACTATTCTTGCAGTGCCGGCAGGAAATTTTATTCCCACATTTTACAATCTTGCAGGCGGAACCGCATTCGCCGATAGCGCAACGCTTGTTCTCGTCAGCGGAGCGGCGGTGAGTGGAGTTGATATCTATGCTCTTCAGGATTCGGTTGACGGTTTGAATATGATTGCCGGTCAGGTGAATGCCGGAGCGTTTGGAAAAACTAACTCAACGTTCTCTGCTCTTTCGGTCGGTGGCGTTCTCGTTACCATTTCAGAAGTTCGAACAGGAAAAGTCGTCAGCAACGGAATTACAAACAACAACGGCTCGTACAACACGAGTGGTATTGCCCCCGGAACATACAACGTAACCTTCCAGAAACCGGGACTCAATCCGGTTCAATTACAAACACAGGTTTCGTATCAAAACAACATTCCAACTATTTCAACCGTCAATGCATTGATGAGCGACGGCACGGGAAATGCAATCGGTATCATGAGCATTCAGCGTGGTTGGAATTTAGTGTCACTTCCCGTGACGGTGGTGGATGCGCAGCGGACGGCGGTGTTCCCCGACGCCAACTCTGCTGCGTTCCACTTCACTTCGGTTGCGGGCTACCAATCAACCGAAACACTTGTAAACGGGAACGGCTACTGGATGAAATTCCCGCTCACGGCAATTATGCAAGTCAGCGGAACAGAACGTAATGACGAAACGGTTTCGTTGAGCGAAGGGTGGAATTTAATCGGTTCAGTTTCTCATCCGGTTGCTACCACTTCGCTTGTAACTTCGCCCGAAGGAATTCTCTCCGGGAATATTTGGGAATATCAACGCGGGTATCAACCATCGCAATACATTCAACCCGGAAAAGGATATTGGGTGTACTCATCAGCAAGCGGAACAGTGACGATGAATGGCGTATCGGGCGCGCCGAAATCATTCGGTACGTCAATGTCATCATTTGCAAAATTGAATTCGCTCACGTTCCGTGATGCCGATGGAAACACAGGCACGTTATACTTCGGCAGTTCGTTAAACAATGTTGATGCAATGATGCCGCCGGTTCCTCCGGGCGATGCGTTTGATGTTCGATTTGCTTCACAGAGATTTGCTGAAGTTCACTCATCAAAGTTGACCTCAACGAAAGAATTTGCAATCAATTTGAATGCACTGAAAGCGCCGGTTTCGATTGAGTGGAATATTCCCGAAGCAGGCTTCAGGTATTCATTGAAGAATGAACATGGGAAAACAATTGCCACCTCAAATGGTAACAAAAAAGTAGTAGTGAATAATGTTCGTGGCGGAACGACACGGTTCGTTCTCGGTGTACAGGGACAGGCGACTCCGAAAGAATTTTCCTTGCACCAGAACTATCCGAATCCGTTCAACCCCACGACGAATTTCGAATTTCGGATTGCCAATTTCGGATTAGTGACTTTGAAAGTGTATAACTTACTTGGGCAGGAAGTTGCAACACTCCTCAACAATCGGGAAATGGAAGCCGGAGAATTTTCGGTCCCGTTCGATGCATCGCACCTGACAAGCGGAATCTATTTCTATCGTGTAACAGTTACAGAAAAATCCGGGCAAGAATTTTCAGCGGTAAAGAAAATGACGCTGATAAAGTAA
- a CDS encoding T9SS type A sorting domain-containing protein: protein MKYISILFLFLVFTLHTIAQEATSWQQIYPYPTGSLLLGVFAQNEDTVIAVGSYGTIIKTTDGGERWSIQQNAGAVAGVSLYSVKFSSDVVGYVVGTLGTILKTTDGGDTWIQQSSGTTSTLYGVSFVNDTVGFAVGGTSFTITGYPDWTLYKDPVVLRTTNGGKIWVSLPFPFFSGLKSVVFRDALNGIVAGDSLSVFRTSDGGITWDRVLSSSTVANSNKSVCYAGNNTYFTIGSGDVHRSTDDGLTWELLPYPPVDENPFRDQYAISFFDSTHGVTSGRWYLYGTSNAGVSWTSTYNYGMHIWDIHMVDSLTAFAAGYYGTLLKTTDGGVSWTVLSGSPKPVNIYGVHFTDANNGLAAGMNAVLRTTDGGNTWNPHSIPVSTDYIFRDIYFPDNRTGYLVGETSVPGPDTCIYLKTTDGGDHWFQLNKPPTAADQAVHFVDSLNGTVVGDTGNFPNFAWTVIHTTDGGVTWSWQDTPLSDSVNGWPWGLYFSDVDHGTIVGTSNSGSTPAILHTIDGGVNWVRQSCPVVKGILRDVYFSDNINGMIVGSEYNVNNKAVPLLLKTTDGGTNWIKQSHPYDTLQGRSFTKMYSINSNIIFLNGSMGNLYTTDGGLTWTKQSSPIGGYLGMDFIKIGNGWKGYGSYLGIATTTIGELPAKYWDGNVDSSWDNPNNWDPVGVPTSGDSVVIRPNGTSPVIFMPKTQITIAALTIIGAGRLTITDALAQLVVLGNVDIRGTLKVRQGARTRFLCGGKWKNKPGSLYKSFAETDEGFVPANSTVYFNGQGDFQGNFYNLVFDTTAIMETAGNVVVENNCTILKTLSLRPQDTLFVSSTEPQALYGNGIINKGTVKRYINPDMTEPYQFESKYSYVQFDNQGTKPTSVAMQVFPETTATNWGEVWEEVQSTIDTANNTIMASGIQEFSKWSLGIPRPTGTSPSVNRVYAITAQGGQNFAAQLSLRFDPSEMEQGTSKDSLRLLRLLGTYATNSMQEKWNMISLPVERKRDELRMKDSLFNSSISDAFAFFPSSGYIQKDTLEYGVGYWLKFPAAETIKVLGEKRDEAKILVEPGWNMIGTLSTLINTSSVTSEPAGIIASEFFGYQSGYLNASVLEPMKAYWVKVSSEGFLKMQTFTNTNKQSGINQATLQLQKVNPLSMNDATGNSQELYYTGKSSDVVKHVSNEFPPPPPIGAFDVRYKSQRFIERPDNDKPKVVPIIFSSVTYPLTIRWEPKEKNISAWLLVDGKEFSLSVKGSVTISKPETPVKIKFASSNDNIPKAFALEQNHPNPFNPSTVIRYQLPVDSRVTLKIFNVLGQEIETLVDEIQDAGYISKEWNASGVASGVYFYKIEATSISDNAKSYRHMRKMLLLR from the coding sequence ATGAAATATATTAGCATACTTTTTTTATTTTTAGTTTTTACACTTCACACCATCGCTCAAGAAGCAACAAGCTGGCAGCAAATTTATCCGTACCCTACCGGCAGCCTTCTTTTAGGCGTCTTCGCTCAAAATGAAGATACTGTTATAGCTGTTGGTTCGTATGGCACAATAATCAAAACTACAGATGGCGGTGAACGATGGAGTATTCAGCAAAACGCAGGAGCGGTCGCTGGGGTCAGTCTTTATTCTGTGAAATTTTCCTCTGACGTTGTTGGATATGTTGTTGGCACACTTGGCACAATACTAAAAACCACCGATGGAGGAGATACGTGGATTCAACAATCAAGTGGTACAACTTCGACGCTTTATGGAGTAAGTTTTGTCAACGATACTGTAGGTTTTGCGGTGGGTGGCACTTCGTTTACTATTACCGGCTATCCAGACTGGACCTTGTATAAGGACCCGGTTGTATTACGTACAACAAATGGCGGCAAGATATGGGTAAGTCTTCCATTTCCTTTTTTTTCTGGATTGAAAAGCGTTGTATTTCGGGATGCATTAAATGGTATTGTTGCAGGAGATAGTTTAAGTGTCTTTAGAACTTCTGATGGAGGAATAACGTGGGATAGAGTTTTATCAAGCAGCACCGTAGCGAATTCAAATAAATCGGTTTGTTATGCCGGGAACAATACATATTTTACCATCGGCTCTGGTGATGTTCATCGTAGTACTGATGACGGACTTACCTGGGAGTTGCTACCGTATCCTCCCGTAGATGAAAACCCATTTCGAGATCAATATGCAATATCATTTTTTGATAGCACGCATGGAGTGACTTCGGGGAGATGGTATCTTTATGGAACGTCGAATGCCGGTGTATCGTGGACATCAACGTACAATTACGGAATGCATATTTGGGATATTCATATGGTTGATTCATTAACGGCATTTGCTGCTGGATATTATGGGACACTTCTGAAAACCACCGATGGTGGCGTATCATGGACAGTGCTTTCAGGTAGTCCCAAACCAGTAAACATTTATGGTGTACATTTTACAGATGCGAATAATGGTTTGGCAGCGGGAATGAATGCGGTGTTGAGAACAACTGATGGCGGCAATACATGGAATCCTCATTCTATTCCTGTTAGTACAGATTATATTTTCAGGGATATTTATTTTCCGGATAATCGTACCGGATATCTTGTGGGTGAAACATCCGTACCTGGTCCTGACACTTGCATTTATCTGAAAACAACCGATGGTGGCGACCACTGGTTTCAATTAAACAAACCTCCTACTGCAGCAGACCAAGCCGTTCATTTTGTTGATTCACTCAACGGCACCGTTGTTGGTGATACAGGGAACTTCCCGAATTTTGCTTGGACTGTCATACATACAACCGATGGTGGAGTTACGTGGTCATGGCAAGATACACCTTTAAGTGATTCGGTGAACGGTTGGCCCTGGGGTTTATATTTCTCAGATGTAGATCATGGGACCATTGTTGGTACAAGCAATAGTGGAAGTACTCCTGCAATTCTTCATACAATCGATGGAGGTGTTAATTGGGTTAGACAATCCTGCCCAGTAGTAAAAGGAATACTTCGAGACGTTTATTTTTCTGATAATATAAATGGAATGATTGTAGGCTCAGAATATAATGTTAATAACAAAGCAGTGCCACTTCTTCTAAAAACAACTGATGGTGGAACGAACTGGATTAAACAATCCCATCCATACGACACGTTGCAGGGTCGTTCGTTTACAAAAATGTATAGTATAAATTCGAACATAATATTTCTGAACGGTTCAATGGGGAATCTTTATACAACCGATGGAGGACTGACATGGACAAAACAATCATCTCCCATAGGAGGATATCTTGGGATGGATTTTATTAAGATAGGGAATGGTTGGAAAGGATATGGTTCATATCTTGGAATAGCAACTACAACAATTGGTGAATTACCGGCAAAGTATTGGGATGGTAATGTTGACTCATCGTGGGATAACCCAAATAATTGGGACCCTGTGGGAGTGCCAACTTCAGGTGATAGCGTAGTAATTCGTCCAAACGGTACATCGCCTGTTATCTTCATGCCCAAAACACAAATAACAATTGCGGCATTGACCATTATAGGGGCTGGTCGGTTAACAATTACTGATGCTCTTGCACAACTTGTCGTTCTGGGTAATGTTGATATAAGGGGAACATTAAAGGTGAGACAAGGAGCAAGAACCCGTTTTCTCTGCGGAGGAAAATGGAAAAACAAACCGGGGAGCCTTTACAAATCGTTTGCTGAAACTGACGAAGGATTTGTGCCTGCAAATTCCACAGTCTATTTCAATGGTCAGGGTGATTTTCAGGGAAATTTCTATAATCTTGTGTTCGATACAACCGCTATCATGGAAACAGCAGGCAATGTTGTTGTAGAAAACAATTGTACAATTTTAAAGACCCTTTCCCTCCGCCCGCAAGATACGCTCTTCGTAAGTTCGACAGAGCCACAGGCGTTATATGGTAATGGGATAATTAATAAAGGTACGGTGAAAAGATATATTAATCCGGACATGACAGAACCATATCAGTTCGAAAGTAAGTATTCCTATGTTCAGTTTGATAATCAAGGAACAAAACCAACCTCGGTAGCTATGCAAGTATTTCCTGAAACAACCGCAACTAATTGGGGAGAAGTATGGGAAGAAGTTCAAAGCACAATTGATACTGCAAATAATACGATAATGGCATCAGGAATACAGGAATTTTCTAAATGGTCGTTAGGGATTCCCAGACCTACCGGTACTTCACCTTCAGTTAACCGAGTGTATGCAATTACTGCACAAGGAGGACAAAACTTTGCCGCACAACTTTCATTACGATTCGACCCGTCAGAAATGGAACAAGGAACATCGAAAGATTCGTTACGGCTATTACGGTTACTCGGCACCTACGCAACGAACTCAATGCAAGAGAAATGGAACATGATCTCTTTACCAGTAGAACGTAAACGGGACGAATTACGAATGAAAGATTCATTGTTCAACTCATCTATCTCAGATGCTTTCGCATTCTTCCCTTCTTCCGGATATATTCAGAAGGATACGTTGGAGTACGGAGTAGGTTATTGGTTGAAGTTCCCCGCTGCTGAAACAATAAAGGTACTCGGTGAAAAGCGAGATGAAGCTAAAATACTCGTCGAACCCGGGTGGAATATGATTGGGACATTAAGTACACTCATCAACACTTCGTCCGTGACTTCCGAACCAGCTGGAATAATTGCAAGTGAATTTTTCGGGTATCAAAGCGGTTATCTGAATGCTTCTGTATTAGAGCCTATGAAAGCATACTGGGTGAAAGTATCAAGTGAAGGATTCTTAAAGATGCAAACATTCACAAATACGAATAAACAAAGTGGGATAAATCAGGCAACATTACAACTTCAGAAAGTAAATCCGCTGTCTATGAACGATGCTACCGGGAATTCACAGGAATTGTATTATACAGGTAAGAGCAGTGATGTGGTGAAACATGTATCAAACGAATTTCCACCACCACCGCCCATAGGTGCATTTGATGTTCGCTATAAGTCTCAACGTTTTATCGAACGACCAGATAACGATAAACCGAAAGTAGTCCCAATAATATTTTCTTCAGTGACATATCCCCTTACCATTCGTTGGGAACCAAAAGAGAAAAACATTTCAGCATGGTTACTTGTTGACGGGAAAGAATTTTCGCTCTCAGTAAAAGGTTCGGTTACAATATCGAAACCGGAAACTCCGGTGAAAATCAAATTTGCATCATCAAATGACAACATACCCAAAGCATTCGCACTTGAACAAAACCATCCCAATCCGTTCAATCCGTCAACAGTTATTCGTTATCAGTTACCTGTTGATAGTCGTGTGACACTAAAAATATTCAATGTCCTCGGCCAGGAAATAGAAACATTAGTTGATGAGATTCAGGATGCTGGTTACATATCGAAAGAATGGAATGCTTCGGGCGTTGCAAGCGGCGTGTACTTCTACAAGATAGAGGCGACGAGCATCAGCGATAATGCCAAATCCTATCGTCATATGAGAAAAATGTTATTGCTTCGCTGA